The Synechococcus sp. WH 8101 sequence GCCGTGACCAAGATGAGATCCTGCTGGAGCTTCTGAATCGGGGCCTGCAGCAGGAGGAGCCGTGAGTGGTCCACCGGGCCTCAACTGGACTGAAGCCAGGCGTCCCAATGGTCAACATTGTGGAGCAAAGCTACCGCAACACCCAGCTTTCGGTGCCCTGCATCTCAGATGAACTCGCAGCGGAATGCAGCATCATTGATACAAATAATCTCTAGAAGTAAAATCGTGTCGAGAGTGTCTATTCTGCGGTTGATTTCCTGTGAGGTGACATGCCGTTTGGAGATGGATCTCTTGCCCAAAAGTTAGATGATGTTTTTGGTGAGTCGTATTGGCTAAATGCTGCAGTTTTGTTTGTTGCGATAAACCTTCGTATGCTTCTGGTAGTCACCTTAGTTGGCTGGCCTTTACGCCGATCGTTGTCAAACCTCAACACCGATATCCAAGGTGACACGAAGCTTGGCTTTCTCTCCACGGCTGTCTTTGCCGGTGTACTGGCAGGCTCGATCAAGCTGTATGCGATGGGCCTAACTAGGGTTTACTTGGATCCCGGTCAATATGGTTGGATCTACATACCGTGCAGCTATTTGATTGTCCTTCTTGTGCAGGATACCGTCTTTTATTTTATGCATCGACTCTTTCATTACCCGCAGTTGTATTGGTTGACGCATCGCGGCCACCATCGCTCCAAGCAACCCTCTCCTTGGACCTCCTTTGCCCTGGATCCAATCGAATCTTTGGTGCATTCTTTGCTGCTTGTAATGTTAGTGATTCTGCTGCCGCTTCATCTGGTCACTATTCTTGCGGTCCTCACCACCATGAGCGCCTGGGCCATGGTGAATCACTTGAGCCCTGAGATCTTGCCACGCTGGTTTCCACATCATTGGCTTGGCGACTGGATCATTGGGCCAGTTCACCATTCCATTCATCACAAGTATCACAACAGGCATTATGGCCTTTATTTCACGCTGTGGGATCGGCTAATGAACACCCAAGATCCTCGTTATCCAATCCAGATCCAGCAATCCCCTTCCCTCTAGCTTTCACAAGTCGCCATCGGCGAAAAGTCTTTCAAGCTTTCTTTGGCTTATCGTGCTATCATTATAAAGCAAAATAACTGAATCCCGAAGCGCATTCCTTGTGCCTGGACGTTCGATTTCTGTTTTGTGACTATGAATAAAATCAGGTTTATCCCCGTCTCGCATAGACCCTTGTGTCGTGAGTCGAGATGGTTTAAGGTTGTCGAAGTTAGTTGTTTTATTTTCCCTTGAGCAATATTTAGAATTATTTAATGTTTGTTTTGGGCATGGCGTTTCTTCTAAGGTTTGCCCATCTTCGAGGCTTTCTCATGTCGCCAGCCGATCTGTCCAGTGAATTCTTTCTTGGGTCAAGAATTCCAAAGCGAGTCACTGTGACCATCCCGTATTTTGTTCATGAGCAAATGATAAAAAGGAGTAATCTGGAGGGGCGATCGATGAGCAATCTTGCTGCTTATCTCATCGAACGAGCTTTGGATGGCAGTGGTTGCGTTGAGTGATTGCTGTGGGGCTGGGCTTGGTTACTGCTGGCCGAATCCCAGCCCTTTGTCTAGTAGCTCAAGAAGGATTTCATTTGGATCTCGCCCGGTTTTCTCGGCAATCTTTTCTATTTCAATCGATACTCGCTCGGGGAGCTCTATCTCGATCTTCTGAGGAAGTTTTAAATGATCTAGCTTGTAGTCGTTGTCATTCATAGTCTTCGTCTAGTTTTTTCAACTACCATTTTAGCAAGGTTTTTCTCCCACTCAGCGAAGTATTCCAGGAATTCTTGTGATTTATGATACAAAATGTGTTTGCGGTGTTGGCCTGCTAGCTGAGTTGATGTTTCGTTCAGGCCTCAAAGCAAGGTCCCGATGAGCGTGGGCAGGGTCCGGAAGGGTGATCGCGCGTAGCTATGCAGGGAGGGGCTTGGCGTCTGGATTGTCCCTCCTGTCGTTGTTGTTTCTGGCCTCCAGCTTCTACATCGATTGGCTCTCTGTGCGTGGACGATGCTCAACCCGTCGCATGGCTCTGCGTTCATCTCTTTGCATTAACGGATCACCCTTGAGCATCAGATTGAGGAGGTCAGCATCTTTGCTTGCCAGTGTATTCATATCTGTCGATCAGCCGTCGTCCTGGTCAGTGATGTGACGATGTCGGAAGAGTCCGTCCCTTCAGTTCAGTGGTTGGGAGGGCCTTTCCCCGGCTGTATCGGGCCTGTGGCTTGTATGACCTCAGGCCCGGCTGAGCACCTGGCTTAGTTGCACCCCTGCACGGAGATGCGATAGGTGAAACCGGTGGCGGCCTGATCGGCAGTGGCCCCGATCTTGAAGTTCACCTGGCTCACGGTTTTCCCAGGCACCGCCTGCACATCCCACTGACGCCCAGTGCCAACCCCAGGAGTGAGGGAATCATTGACGACCTGCAGGTTCGAGCCATCGGTGAACTTGAGATAGGCCTGGATCGGATAGGTGGCGCTCACCGACGAATTGGCGGTGAAGAACAGCTTGTAGGAGCTGAAGGGCTGGGTCACGAAGAAATCCGTGTTCCAGTTGGGGCGGCTGAAAGGCAGCGGATTCCCAGGGCTGATCGTTTTGGTCACAATGTCGGTGACACCGTTCCCGCCCACGGGGGTCAGGAACTGGCAGCTCTGAGCGAAGGCGGGCTTTGCAGTCGTGAGCAGGCAGCCACTGGCGCAGACCACTGCAGCGCGTACAAGGGAACGCATAGACATCGGCATCTGCCCAGAGGTTAGGCGACGCCTTTCAGATCCCATCCTGCTCCTGCACATCGGCGCCGGATCCCACCTCGCTGGAGGCAGCCTGCCCAGGTCTCCAACCGCTGGCCCAGATCTCGCGGCAGCGGAGATTGAGTTCCTCTTGCTTCAATGACCAGAGCGTGAGGCAACGCTCCAGGTCATCTCTGATGTCCTGGGCACCGGGAAAATCTTTGTAGCGAATCAGCAACATCGCAGCGCGGGTGAGCTGCTCTGGCCCCGGGTCACCGGTGTGACCCAGGAGTGCATCCACTGCGTCCCGATCGGTGCGGTAAAGGGGATGGACCTGTTCGTCGCTCATTGGAGTTGCGGCTTGCCTAGGCACAGACTCTGCAGCAATCGTTCCGGAATCGCAGCTGCGCTGGCGGGCTCTTCTGTGGCAATGGGCACACCAGCTGAGTCTGACCATGGGCCAGAACGGAACCACCGTGATCAGGTTCTGGTGCCCATGGATAGCTCCAAAGCATTCGCCGCCATCGCCCTGGCCGCTGTGTCCTGGGACGGAACGCTCACGCAGGCAGGGTCACGCAGCTTGCGTCATGCACTCGACTATCGCCAACCCTTTGCCACCTATCCCGCAGACAAGATGGTGAGCCTGATGGATGAGTTGCTGCAGGCGCTCAGGCAACAGGGTGCGCAACGGCTGATGGTGACAGCTTCAGAAGCCCTCAATCCGCAGCAACGACGCACGG is a genomic window containing:
- a CDS encoding DUF3288 family protein, which produces MSDEQVHPLYRTDRDAVDALLGHTGDPGPEQLTRAAMLLIRYKDFPGAQDIRDDLERCLTLWSLKQEELNLRCREIWASGWRPGQAASSEVGSGADVQEQDGI
- a CDS encoding tellurite resistance TerB family protein, whose product is MDSSKAFAAIALAAVSWDGTLTQAGSRSLRHALDYRQPFATYPADKMVSLMDELLQALRQQGAQRLMVTASEALNPQQRRTAYAMAAEIMRSDGPYQDDELNILSNLAEVLMVDARLTNEIQSTMNLLHGELG
- a CDS encoding sterol desaturase family protein, with product MPFGDGSLAQKLDDVFGESYWLNAAVLFVAINLRMLLVVTLVGWPLRRSLSNLNTDIQGDTKLGFLSTAVFAGVLAGSIKLYAMGLTRVYLDPGQYGWIYIPCSYLIVLLVQDTVFYFMHRLFHYPQLYWLTHRGHHRSKQPSPWTSFALDPIESLVHSLLLVMLVILLPLHLVTILAVLTTMSAWAMVNHLSPEILPRWFPHHWLGDWIIGPVHHSIHHKYHNRHYGLYFTLWDRLMNTQDPRYPIQIQQSPSL